From the genome of Colwellia psychrerythraea 34H, one region includes:
- a CDS encoding ABC transporter ATP-binding protein: MIEVKDLCFIRNDGDNKQSILNKLDLSIPEAQHLALLGDSGSGKTTFLHILAGLLQADSGSVSVNNQELSLLNERELALYRRKIGLIFQHYQLLDCLTVKQNILFQHKLNFPGEAASEFDHLVNELGLQNKLNALPHQLSGGEQQRVGIARALLNKPQIIFADEPTGNLDQKRSHQVVKLLTELCHARQINLVMVTHSHQLTDYFDQVKVLRDGRFD; the protein is encoded by the coding sequence GTGATTGAAGTAAAAGATTTATGTTTCATTCGTAATGATGGCGATAACAAACAAAGTATTTTAAATAAGCTAGATTTGTCTATACCCGAAGCACAGCATCTTGCATTACTTGGTGATAGTGGCTCAGGTAAAACCACCTTTTTGCACATTTTGGCGGGCCTGCTGCAAGCAGATAGCGGCTCAGTCAGTGTTAACAACCAAGAGTTATCATTGCTTAATGAGCGAGAACTCGCGCTTTATCGCCGTAAAATTGGTCTTATATTTCAGCATTACCAATTGCTTGATTGCCTCACCGTAAAACAAAATATTTTATTCCAGCACAAGCTAAACTTTCCAGGTGAAGCCGCGAGTGAGTTTGACCATCTCGTCAATGAGTTAGGGCTACAAAATAAGCTTAATGCCCTGCCTCATCAACTGTCAGGTGGTGAACAACAAAGAGTGGGTATCGCCAGAGCCTTACTTAACAAACCTCAAATTATTTTTGCCGATGAGCCTACTGGCAACTTAGATCAAAAGCGTTCGCACCAAGTGGTTAAACTACTTACCGAGTTATGCCATGCACGACAAATTAACCTAGTCATGGTGACTCATAGTCATCAATTAACTGATTATTTTGATCAAGTTAAAGTGTTAAGAGATGGTCGTTTTGACTAG
- a CDS encoding ABC transporter permease yields the protein MVVLTSFTNEIKIILTTHIAFYRRHPWLMALFILGFSLGSALLTAISGLNQEAKTRYQHSSALINNPVTHLIKPLTGKQTIDGNLWINLRQQGFINAQPVLRGRLKTNDDKTLAIQGVDTLLWLNNPQYKQPNENDNKTPSHFSLSTLLVDSQFAGRLQTKTGSQAQFVLKNGQVQPDIRLMDNVGLWAITDIAHADYLLEAKGQLSFIELSHVTELQVVQIKQLIAGKAQLIDAEQQSFDVLSQAFFFNLTALAMLGYIVAVFLSFNAIKLTLTARQKLIKQMQLLGCTKLSIQLSLSIELIIVSLCTALIGTLGGYFIANGLVLDVNRTLVGLYQLDKALVIHWQWTNVLLGFALNISALAVILLTQAKQVASKVQLIFYALLASTSVGLIWLLNYATNEYQALLLCFTLLVLFILLVPKALSGLVALPFTLSNPLAQWLHADTRFHIKDLHIAIIAILVALGSAIGMQIMVKSFSTTLNAHLEKQLSADIYLRSDKIDHNLRQTLSHLPEVAQLSIYMKSEGKVNNVPAKLSSFGENFEHYLQISLTSGSPISDKNFMDKGCLANEQSKIKFGSSIGDVAVFEQNSMHFNCRITGFFYDYGNPSMSLLTLEKRQRAAALNTEFVGYSIRLNSSSTVAAFSERLVNEFKQDSTLILPNKRFKQIANALFDDTFVVTKALNGFILAIALLSLCTSLLSLSVNQLKQLTILRNLGVTQQQLLTMKLLQTGGIVLFTALFAIPLGFALGFALLKFVMPIAFGWTIHFSLDLTSLFIMCLTLVGVSVLCAYLPIRKLTNLEAKES from the coding sequence ATGGTCGTTTTGACTAGTTTTACTAATGAAATCAAAATTATATTAACCACCCATATCGCGTTTTATCGACGACATCCTTGGTTGATGGCCTTGTTTATTTTAGGATTTAGTTTAGGCAGCGCTCTATTAACCGCCATTTCGGGGCTTAATCAAGAAGCCAAAACACGTTATCAACATTCCTCTGCATTAATCAATAACCCCGTCACGCATTTAATTAAACCGCTCACGGGAAAACAGACTATTGATGGTAATCTTTGGATAAACTTACGGCAACAGGGCTTTATTAATGCACAGCCTGTTTTACGCGGTAGATTAAAAACCAATGACGACAAAACGCTGGCAATTCAAGGTGTAGATACCTTGTTGTGGTTAAATAACCCGCAATACAAACAACCTAATGAAAACGACAATAAAACACCTTCGCACTTTTCCCTGTCTACCTTGTTAGTAGATTCACAATTTGCTGGTCGACTTCAAACTAAAACAGGTAGCCAAGCACAATTTGTCTTGAAAAATGGACAAGTTCAACCAGACATCCGTTTAATGGATAATGTAGGGCTTTGGGCCATTACTGATATTGCTCATGCAGATTATTTACTAGAAGCTAAAGGACAATTAAGCTTTATTGAGCTGTCGCATGTTACCGAGCTGCAAGTAGTTCAAATAAAACAGTTGATTGCAGGGAAAGCACAGCTAATTGATGCCGAACAACAGTCCTTTGATGTACTGTCACAAGCGTTCTTTTTTAACCTTACCGCCCTTGCCATGCTTGGTTATATTGTTGCGGTCTTTTTGAGCTTTAACGCGATAAAACTCACACTAACGGCTCGACAAAAATTGATTAAGCAAATGCAGCTGTTAGGCTGCACCAAGCTAAGTATTCAACTTAGCCTTAGTATCGAACTTATTATTGTTAGTCTTTGTACCGCGCTTATAGGCACTTTAGGCGGCTACTTCATTGCTAATGGATTAGTGCTTGATGTAAATCGTACTTTGGTGGGTTTGTATCAACTTGATAAAGCGCTTGTTATCCATTGGCAGTGGACTAATGTTTTATTGGGTTTTGCACTGAATATATCTGCCTTAGCGGTAATATTGTTAACACAAGCCAAACAAGTTGCCAGTAAAGTCCAATTGATATTTTACGCCTTATTGGCGAGTACATCGGTAGGCTTAATTTGGCTACTTAATTACGCGACCAACGAATACCAAGCGTTATTGCTGTGTTTTACCCTATTGGTCTTGTTCATATTACTGGTGCCTAAAGCGCTATCGGGTTTGGTCGCATTACCTTTTACACTATCTAATCCGTTAGCCCAATGGCTACATGCCGATACGCGATTCCACATAAAAGATCTACATATTGCCATTATTGCCATTTTAGTTGCCCTTGGTAGTGCCATAGGCATGCAAATTATGGTGAAAAGCTTTAGTACCACGTTAAATGCACACCTTGAAAAACAACTAAGTGCTGATATTTATTTGCGTTCAGATAAAATCGACCACAACCTAAGACAAACACTCAGTCACTTGCCTGAAGTTGCACAGCTAAGCATATATATGAAAAGCGAAGGCAAGGTAAATAATGTACCTGCAAAGCTTTCAAGCTTTGGTGAAAACTTTGAACACTATCTGCAAATATCGCTAACATCTGGTTCACCCATCAGCGATAAAAACTTCATGGATAAAGGCTGTTTGGCTAATGAGCAAAGTAAAATTAAATTTGGTTCATCTATAGGTGATGTGGCTGTTTTTGAACAAAACTCAATGCACTTCAACTGCCGTATAACGGGCTTTTTTTATGATTATGGCAACCCAAGTATGTCGCTACTTACCTTGGAAAAACGACAAAGAGCTGCAGCACTAAATACAGAATTTGTTGGTTATTCAATTCGCTTAAACAGTAGTTCCACCGTTGCTGCATTTAGCGAGCGTTTAGTGAACGAATTCAAACAAGACAGCACGCTAATTTTACCCAACAAACGATTTAAACAAATAGCCAATGCTTTATTTGACGATACCTTCGTCGTTACCAAAGCGCTTAATGGTTTTATTCTCGCTATTGCCCTATTAAGTCTGTGTACCAGCCTATTAAGTTTAAGTGTTAATCAATTAAAGCAATTAACCATATTACGAAACTTAGGGGTAACACAGCAGCAATTATTAACCATGAAGCTGCTACAAACCGGAGGCATAGTGTTATTTACCGCATTATTTGCTATTCCTCTGGGTTTTGCCCTTGGCTTTGCCTTATTAAAGTTTGTAATGCCTATAGCATTTGGCTGGACCATTCACTTTAGTTTAGATTTAACCAGTTTATTCATCATGTGTTTAACCCTGGTTGGTGTCTCTGTGTTATGTGCTTATTTACCGATACGCAAACTAACCAACTTAGAAGCGAAGGAGTCATAA
- a CDS encoding lipocalin-like domain-containing protein, which produces MIKQIVNKLLLTSFVFVCFVFLLAACQPVEQKSTPSALQMASGKPVTRGTELVFPKDHGIHAEQGIEWWYLTANLQSDTGETFGVQWTLFRTLMPSNIESKWWDNNLYFAHFAMQHKQQHVAFERFSRSGQAMVTSSPFKATIDNWQLSSINEDFLPLKLAAVHENYEIALTLSDSPMTLHGDNGYSQKTQSGHASYYFSYPFLKVKGSLTFAGKTYKVTGNAWYDREWSASLLDKSQLGWDWFSLVDSQSEESDQKGLMLFCIRGRELKVEKRAEQEEQSNRDNNGLSNGNSYDYCRGTRIAPDGEATDISKEGIKLSVVETVTIDNHDYPSKWQVELPNTPDIIIESITKDSRNKLTIPYWEGRVKATGGFNGNGYAEITGY; this is translated from the coding sequence ATGATAAAGCAAATAGTGAACAAGTTATTACTCACCAGTTTTGTTTTTGTTTGCTTTGTTTTTTTACTGGCTGCTTGTCAGCCTGTGGAGCAAAAGTCGACCCCCTCTGCGTTACAAATGGCCAGTGGTAAGCCGGTAACAAGAGGAACTGAATTAGTTTTTCCAAAAGATCATGGTATTCATGCAGAACAAGGCATTGAATGGTGGTATTTAACGGCTAATTTGCAAAGTGACACAGGTGAAACCTTTGGTGTTCAATGGACACTATTTCGTACCTTAATGCCGAGTAACATTGAATCGAAATGGTGGGATAACAACCTATACTTCGCCCACTTTGCAATGCAGCATAAACAACAGCATGTTGCGTTCGAACGTTTTTCACGATCGGGTCAAGCCATGGTAACTAGCTCTCCGTTTAAGGCCACCATTGATAATTGGCAATTGAGCAGTATAAATGAAGATTTTTTACCACTGAAGCTAGCTGCAGTACATGAAAATTATGAAATAGCGTTAACACTAAGTGACAGTCCAATGACATTACATGGCGACAACGGTTACAGCCAAAAAACTCAAAGTGGTCATGCGTCTTATTATTTTAGTTATCCATTTTTAAAGGTAAAAGGCAGTCTAACGTTTGCCGGAAAAACCTATAAAGTAACTGGTAATGCCTGGTATGACAGAGAATGGTCCGCCAGTTTGCTTGACAAGAGTCAACTTGGTTGGGACTGGTTCAGTCTTGTCGACTCTCAATCAGAAGAGTCAGATCAAAAAGGGCTAATGCTTTTTTGCATACGTGGGCGCGAACTAAAAGTCGAGAAAAGAGCCGAACAAGAAGAACAAAGTAACAGAGACAATAATGGGCTCAGTAACGGAAACAGTTATGATTATTGCCGCGGTACGCGCATAGCGCCCGACGGTGAAGCAACGGATATTTCAAAAGAAGGTATTAAGCTGTCAGTCGTTGAAACCGTGACGATAGATAACCACGACTATCCAAGCAAGTGGCAAGTTGAATTACCTAATACCCCTGACATTATTATTGAAAGTATCACCAAAGATTCGCGCAATAAATTAACTATTCCCTATTGGGAAGGCCGAGTTAAAGCAACAGGAGGCTTTAATGGTAATGGTTATGCCGAGATAACGGGGTACTAA
- a CDS encoding GNAT family N-acetyltransferase, protein MTLVYRRALDSDLDICAEIRGATRDNSIDKDTLIAIGVTTEIWSPKLENDTYIGMVALDKGEVIAYCYGNTQTGEVLVLAVLPEYEGHGVGKKLLFLVVDCLFSQGLAELWLAAGVNSNIRAYGFYRHVGWLPTG, encoded by the coding sequence ATGACATTAGTATATCGAAGAGCATTGGATTCTGATTTAGATATATGCGCAGAAATTCGAGGTGCTACACGAGACAACTCAATCGATAAGGATACATTAATCGCAATCGGTGTAACTACTGAAATCTGGTCACCCAAATTGGAAAATGATACTTATATTGGGATGGTGGCATTAGATAAAGGTGAAGTCATTGCTTATTGTTATGGAAATACTCAAACTGGCGAAGTACTCGTATTAGCAGTATTACCCGAATATGAGGGGCACGGTGTTGGAAAAAAATTACTATTTCTGGTTGTTGATTGCCTTTTCTCTCAAGGCTTAGCTGAGCTTTGGCTAGCAGCGGGTGTAAATTCAAATATTAGGGCTTACGGTTTTTATAGGCATGTTGGCTGGTTACCAACAGGATAA
- a CDS encoding TonB family protein codes for MKSNISILITILIMSGCSSTKVENEYSDLSITHNEIQSSKWSQLDRFPARYPKKAVMKSIEGCATIEYVITPQNEVKDINVVASTSKYFAKAAENVIQNWKWSELPKSILTQPVKTQTRFDFCFDKPNQSCSSITPKYSCPSEDIIYSTGMRIKVSG; via the coding sequence ATGAAAAGTAATATTAGTATTCTAATCACTATTCTTATTATGAGTGGGTGTTCATCAACAAAAGTGGAGAATGAGTATTCGGATTTATCAATCACTCATAACGAAATTCAATCTTCGAAATGGAGTCAACTAGATCGATTTCCTGCTAGATATCCAAAAAAAGCGGTGATGAAGTCTATTGAGGGCTGCGCAACTATTGAATATGTAATAACACCACAAAATGAAGTTAAAGACATAAATGTAGTAGCTTCAACAAGCAAGTACTTTGCTAAAGCAGCTGAAAATGTAATTCAAAACTGGAAATGGTCAGAATTACCTAAAAGCATTCTCACTCAGCCAGTAAAAACGCAAACTCGATTTGATTTCTGTTTTGACAAGCCAAATCAGTCTTGCTCATCTATCACACCAAAATATTCATGTCCAAGCGAAGATATCATCTATTCCACTGGTATGCGTATAAAGGTAAGTGGGTAA
- a CDS encoding basic secretory protein-like protein, with protein sequence MKLIKMLTMAVMSGGLVACVTADKLEREATQEAVSAASVNFLDLPFSTTTEHKDSPTTEGVNNLFDGDKGSKFLAMHKSAWVIFNTQKPKVLSSYQVTSAGDAPGRDPKEWILEASNDDTHWTTIDTRGEQKFNGRGVTNEYQIAGNTTKYSQYRYHFTQTKPTTWGDTYLQIAELELRGITKEPVAQFSASATKVKFDQEISFKDESPNSPTEWHWTFENATPATSNERNPKVVFNKPGGHDVSLTVKNKFGAHTKLNKRFVVSYDPANPWQGFHYPKVILAHQDTNSEGFKRVNRIVPDLIGAINEVSLEVCKNLYRNITEVPEFDTVTFQYNWSDVLAARGGSGKNMQLYFSTRYLQYALADQPDDAVKYEIYGVFWHELVHGYQSQPETIKDLYASGHDYYAFLEGVADLVRIRGRHHLTRSPDTGSINRQTQVNDRYLSGYTTTGFFLNWIADNYDSEFTYKFNQSPLKIKPWSFKVAIKDILNEDVDDLWSKYTVYVEQYNKKHPNKRLKLPEWKGKSKVLTNHRNMKDENRAR encoded by the coding sequence ATGAAACTGATAAAAATGCTTACCATGGCTGTTATGTCCGGGGGGCTAGTTGCTTGTGTTACAGCAGATAAACTAGAAAGAGAAGCAACGCAGGAGGCGGTATCTGCTGCGTCGGTTAACTTTCTTGATTTACCTTTTTCAACGACAACAGAGCATAAAGATTCACCTACGACAGAAGGCGTTAATAATCTGTTCGATGGAGACAAAGGCTCTAAATTTTTAGCAATGCATAAATCGGCCTGGGTTATTTTTAATACTCAAAAACCTAAAGTTCTTTCCAGTTATCAGGTTACCTCTGCTGGTGACGCGCCAGGTAGAGATCCTAAAGAATGGATACTTGAAGCTTCTAATGATGATACACATTGGACAACCATTGATACTCGAGGCGAGCAGAAATTTAATGGTCGAGGAGTCACGAACGAATACCAGATTGCGGGTAACACAACAAAGTATTCTCAGTACCGATATCACTTTACTCAGACAAAACCGACGACCTGGGGTGATACCTACTTACAAATTGCAGAGCTGGAGCTACGAGGTATTACTAAAGAGCCAGTTGCGCAGTTCTCGGCATCGGCAACCAAAGTTAAGTTTGATCAAGAAATTTCTTTTAAGGATGAGTCACCTAACTCACCAACAGAATGGCATTGGACTTTTGAAAATGCTACGCCTGCCACCAGTAATGAAAGAAACCCTAAGGTGGTCTTTAACAAACCAGGTGGCCATGATGTTAGCTTAACTGTTAAAAATAAATTTGGTGCACACACCAAGCTTAATAAGCGTTTTGTTGTTTCTTACGATCCAGCTAACCCTTGGCAAGGTTTTCACTATCCAAAAGTAATACTGGCACATCAAGATACTAATTCGGAAGGTTTTAAGCGAGTCAATCGAATTGTTCCTGACTTAATTGGAGCAATTAATGAGGTCTCTCTGGAGGTGTGTAAAAATCTTTACCGCAATATTACTGAAGTGCCTGAATTTGATACCGTGACTTTTCAGTATAACTGGAGTGACGTGTTAGCTGCACGTGGTGGCTCAGGTAAAAATATGCAGCTTTATTTTAGTACTCGATATCTGCAATATGCCCTAGCTGATCAGCCTGACGATGCTGTAAAATATGAGATTTACGGTGTATTCTGGCATGAACTTGTACATGGTTATCAATCACAGCCAGAAACTATTAAAGATCTATATGCGTCTGGTCATGATTATTATGCGTTTCTTGAAGGGGTTGCTGATCTGGTGCGTATCAGAGGCAGGCATCATCTAACTCGTTCACCGGATACAGGAAGCATTAATCGACAAACTCAAGTCAATGATCGTTATCTTTCGGGTTATACAACAACGGGATTTTTCTTAAATTGGATTGCTGATAATTATGATTCAGAGTTTACTTACAAATTTAATCAGTCACCACTAAAAATTAAACCTTGGAGTTTTAAAGTAGCAATTAAAGATATTCTTAATGAAGATGTTGATGACTTATGGAGTAAATACACGGTTTATGTGGAGCAATATAATAAAAAACATCCGAACAAAAGGTTAAAATTACCTGAATGGAAAGGGAAGTCAAAGGTGTTAACTAACCATAGAAATATGAAGGATGAAAACAGGGCTCGTTAA